The following coding sequences are from one Methanolacinia paynteri window:
- a CDS encoding BaiN/RdsA family NAD(P)/FAD-dependent oxidoreductase, giving the protein MDYFLMSKELTVFDIVIVGGGPAGLFCAIHSAGEGRKVLVLEKKASCGRKLLITGSGQCNLTHEGEISEFLSHYNNTGRFLRPALMNFTNKDLVDFFVKRGVSFETDKNGKIFPSTKKAADILSVLLRECEERGVLIQCSEPVSSVKIAEGGFVVETIADKYFSKCLVVSTGGSSYPQTGSSGDGYKIAENLGQPVTEIAPALAPVYPRSYPFGSLSGISFNNARISLFRENKKIAEHNGDILLTHKGLSGPGILDFSRNILPGDVLKISFMTGMNPEEFRKDFTQKTDSGGTKLVRTILSEYSLPERFARKIIELSGISPDLTCAHLPKKERNVLIKNLTEYPFEVRELGGFDEAMVTSGGIALESVNPKTMESKVVSGLFFVGEILDIDGDTGGYNLQAAFSTGFLAAKTIISRL; this is encoded by the coding sequence ATGGATTATTTTCTTATGTCTAAGGAACTGACGGTATTTGATATTGTTATTGTCGGCGGAGGGCCTGCAGGACTTTTCTGTGCGATACATTCTGCAGGAGAGGGACGAAAAGTCCTCGTACTTGAAAAAAAGGCGTCCTGCGGGAGAAAACTTCTGATCACCGGTTCCGGGCAGTGCAATCTTACGCATGAAGGTGAAATATCCGAATTTTTGTCTCACTATAATAATACCGGAAGGTTTCTCCGTCCTGCACTGATGAATTTTACCAATAAAGACCTCGTGGATTTTTTTGTAAAGCGGGGTGTTTCGTTTGAGACGGATAAGAACGGAAAGATCTTTCCCTCTACAAAGAAAGCGGCGGATATTCTCTCTGTTCTCCTTCGTGAATGTGAAGAGAGGGGAGTTTTGATCCAGTGCAGTGAACCTGTATCATCCGTGAAAATTGCTGAGGGTGGATTTGTCGTTGAAACGATTGCGGATAAATATTTCTCCAAATGTCTGGTTGTTTCCACCGGTGGCTCCTCCTACCCGCAGACAGGATCGTCGGGCGACGGATACAAAATCGCCGAAAATCTCGGCCAGCCTGTAACTGAAATTGCACCCGCACTGGCACCTGTTTATCCCCGCAGTTACCCGTTCGGCTCTCTTTCCGGGATATCGTTTAACAATGCCCGGATCTCCCTTTTCCGGGAGAATAAAAAGATCGCAGAACATAACGGAGATATCCTCCTGACCCATAAGGGGTTGTCCGGGCCGGGAATCCTGGATTTTTCCAGGAATATTCTTCCCGGTGATGTCCTGAAGATCTCGTTTATGACCGGTATGAACCCTGAAGAATTCAGGAAGGATTTCACGCAAAAGACGGATTCGGGAGGAACAAAACTGGTCAGGACAATCCTCTCGGAATATTCTCTCCCTGAGAGATTTGCCAGAAAGATTATTGAATTATCTGGGATTTCACCCGATCTTACCTGTGCACATCTTCCTAAAAAAGAGAGAAACGTTTTGATAAAGAACCTGACTGAATATCCTTTTGAAGTCCGTGAACTCGGTGGATTCGACGAGGCGATGGTCACTAGTGGCGGGATTGCACTTGAAAGCGTTAATCCGAAGACGATGGAGTCGAAAGTTGTTTCCGGATTGTTCTTCGTAGGTGAAATACTTGATATTGACGGGGATACCGGCGGATATAATTTGCAGGCTGCTTTTTCGACAGGTTTTCTTGCGGCGAAGACGATTATTTCGCGGCTTTAA
- a CDS encoding serpin family protein, translating into MRDNNFAVPVICLLLVFCLFFSGCTEQDANTTESAKALWAEEQGFAAENVIEANNMFAFDIYRQVAAEHTEDENFFLSPFSISSVFAPVYEGARGETADEIGSVFHFPENTGTLREEYREINEEINTGDPNYELSIANALWAENTYPFLESYINITKESYSANTSTLDFKNHPEESRLAINSWAMEKTKDRIQELVPAGMIDIYTRLVVTNAIFFKGIWAKKFDENNTIKANFTTASGEIVKVPMMQRTAAYGYAETDELQAVKLPYENETGNKLSMIVILPKENDLHSVEDTLYFKKIREIEDSMGSETVRLSLPKFRFETDYMFSGTLKKMGIITAFSDEGADFSGMDGTGGLYIGEVVHKAFVEVNEEGTEAAAATAVVIQTIAPPPGYSSPVYTFNADHPFIFLIEDDETGNILFIGRVSNPLGN; encoded by the coding sequence ATGAGAGATAATAATTTTGCTGTACCTGTAATATGCCTCCTTCTTGTTTTTTGCCTCTTCTTTTCCGGCTGCACGGAGCAGGACGCCAATACAACAGAATCGGCAAAAGCACTATGGGCCGAAGAACAGGGCTTCGCCGCTGAAAACGTGATCGAGGCGAACAACATGTTCGCATTCGACATATACAGGCAAGTCGCGGCTGAACACACGGAAGACGAAAACTTCTTCCTCTCCCCCTTCAGCATTTCATCGGTGTTTGCTCCGGTTTATGAAGGGGCCAGGGGAGAAACAGCAGATGAGATCGGGTCCGTCTTCCACTTCCCTGAAAACACCGGTACGCTAAGGGAAGAATACCGGGAGATCAATGAAGAAATAAATACAGGCGATCCCAACTACGAACTCAGCATTGCAAACGCACTCTGGGCCGAAAATACATATCCTTTCCTTGAAAGCTACATCAATATCACAAAGGAATCCTATTCAGCGAACACGTCCACCCTCGACTTCAAAAACCATCCTGAAGAATCGCGGCTGGCAATCAACAGCTGGGCAATGGAAAAGACAAAAGACAGGATTCAGGAACTTGTGCCTGCAGGTATGATAGACATTTATACAAGACTTGTTGTTACAAATGCAATCTTCTTCAAAGGCATATGGGCCAAAAAGTTCGATGAAAACAATACTATAAAAGCGAATTTTACGACCGCTTCAGGAGAAATTGTAAAAGTCCCGATGATGCAGAGAACGGCAGCATACGGTTATGCCGAAACCGATGAACTCCAGGCAGTCAAACTGCCGTATGAGAATGAAACAGGAAATAAGCTGTCGATGATTGTCATTCTCCCGAAGGAAAACGACCTGCATTCAGTCGAGGACACTCTCTATTTTAAAAAGATCAGGGAGATCGAAGATTCGATGGGATCAGAAACCGTCAGGCTGTCTTTACCGAAATTCAGGTTTGAAACAGATTATATGTTTTCCGGCACCCTAAAAAAAATGGGTATCATAACCGCTTTTTCAGACGAGGGCGCTGATTTTTCCGGGATGGACGGGACAGGAGGATTATATATCGGCGAAGTTGTTCACAAGGCATTTGTCGAGGTGAACGAAGAAGGAACTGAGGCGGCAGCGGCAACGGCAGTTGTAATACAAACTATTGCTCCTCCGCCGGGATACAGCTCGCCCGTCTATACATTCAATGCCGATCACCCGTTCATCTTCCTGATAGAGGATGATGAAACAGGTAATATTCTCTTTATCGGCAGGGTCTCAAATCCCTTAGGAAACTAA
- a CDS encoding serpin family protein, protein MNIKSILPVAVVLLACLFCLFAGCTGTPGSDGTETATPTPTQSVSHTDSAVESVVDANNMFTFDIYKQLSGENSEDDNLFLSPFSISSALALTYEGAKGETADQIQSVFYFPDSIETLRNGYQEVNAGINAGDPEYDLEVANALWAEETYPFLGDYINTAETYYSANTTNLDFINHPEESRVTINDWVAEKTNDKIEDLIPEGMINSLTRLVITNAIYFKGAWVLQFDKNMTTEADFTTPSGETITIDMMKRTDDDAVYGYAETDGLQVLEMPYENETGKKLSMIVLLPKENNLKAAGDALSVDNLEEILDSIKSRQVKVYFPKFKLETEYLLSDTLIDMGMPMAFTGSADFSGIDGTYDLFISAVVHKAFVEVNEEGTEAAAATGVVYASGMSPEKEPIPVFRADHPFIFMIQDDETGNILFIGRISNPAQ, encoded by the coding sequence ATGAATATCAAATCTATCTTACCTGTTGCTGTTGTCCTGCTGGCATGCCTCTTCTGTCTTTTTGCAGGATGCACGGGAACACCCGGTTCTGACGGGACGGAGACGGCGACACCAACACCCACGCAGAGCGTATCGCATACGGACTCTGCCGTAGAGAGCGTTGTTGACGCAAACAACATGTTCACATTCGATATCTATAAACAGCTCTCCGGTGAGAACAGCGAAGACGACAACCTTTTCCTGTCGCCGTTCAGCATATCTTCGGCACTTGCCCTGACATACGAAGGGGCGAAGGGAGAGACGGCGGACCAGATACAATCGGTCTTCTACTTCCCCGACAGCATTGAGACATTACGAAACGGCTACCAGGAAGTAAATGCCGGAATAAACGCAGGCGATCCCGAATACGATCTCGAAGTCGCAAACGCACTCTGGGCCGAAGAGACCTACCCGTTCCTCGGGGACTACATCAATACTGCAGAGACATACTACTCAGCCAATACGACAAACCTCGACTTCATAAACCACCCCGAAGAGTCCCGTGTCACCATAAACGACTGGGTAGCGGAGAAGACGAACGACAAGATCGAAGACCTGATCCCTGAAGGAATGATCAACTCATTGACACGACTCGTCATAACGAACGCTATCTATTTCAAAGGTGCATGGGTTCTCCAGTTCGACAAGAACATGACGACGGAGGCGGACTTTACGACACCATCCGGCGAAACCATTACTATCGATATGATGAAGAGGACCGATGATGACGCAGTCTACGGCTATGCAGAGACCGACGGCCTCCAGGTCCTGGAGATGCCATACGAAAATGAAACCGGAAAGAAGCTCTCGATGATCGTTCTTCTCCCGAAAGAGAACAACCTGAAAGCGGCAGGAGATGCTCTCAGCGTTGATAACCTTGAAGAAATTCTGGACTCTATAAAATCCCGGCAGGTAAAGGTTTACTTCCCCAAATTCAAACTCGAAACGGAATATCTGCTGAGTGATACCCTGATCGATATGGGAATGCCGATGGCATTCACAGGCTCTGCTGACTTCTCCGGAATAGACGGAACATATGACCTCTTCATCAGCGCTGTCGTGCACAAGGCATTTGTCGAGGTGAATGAAGAGGGAACAGAAGCGGCAGCTGCGACAGGGGTAGTATATGCATCAGGAATGTCTCCTGAAAAAGAGCCGATACCTGTCTTCAGAGCGGATCATCCATTCATCTTCATGATACAGGACGATGAAACAGGAAATATTCTGTTTATCGGCAGGATTTCAAATCCTGCACAATAA